One Cervus canadensis isolate Bull #8, Minnesota chromosome 1, ASM1932006v1, whole genome shotgun sequence genomic window carries:
- the NEFH gene encoding neurofilament heavy polypeptide isoform X1, with protein sequence MSFSGADALLGAFAPLHGGGSLHYALARKGGAGGARSAAGSSSGFHSWARTSVSSVSASPSRFRGAGTASSTDSLDTLSNGPEGCMVVARSEKEQLQALNDRFAGYIDKVRQLEAHNRSLEGEAAALRQQQAGRAAMGELYEREVREMRGAVLRLGAARGQLRLEQEHLLEDIAHVRQRLDDEARQREEAEAATRALARFAQEAEAARVELQKKAQALQEECGYLRRHHQEEVGELLGQIQSSSAAQTQAEARDALKCDVTSALREIRAQLEGHTVQSTLQSEEWFRVRLDRLSEAAKVNTDAMRSAQEEISEYRRQLQARTTELETLKSTKDSLERQRSELEDRHQADIASYQEAIQQLDAELRNTKWEMAAQLREYQDLLNVKMALDIEIAAYRKLLEGEECRIGFGPGPFLLPEGLPKIPSVSTHIKVKSEEKIKMVEKLEKETVIVEEQTEEVQVTEEVTEEEEKEAKEEEGEEAVKSPPAEEAASPEKEEAKSPAEVKSPEKAKSPVEAKSPEKEEAKSPAEVKSPEKAKSPVEAKSPVEAKSPEKAKSPVKEEAKSPEKAKSPVEAKSPEKAKSPIKEEAKSPEKVKSPVEAKSPEKEEAKSPEKAKSPVEAKSPEKAKSPVKEEAKSPEKAKSPVETKSPEKAKSPVKEEAKSPEKAKSPVKEEAKSPEKAKSPVEAKSPEKAKSPVKEEAKSPEKAKSPVEAKSPEKAKSPVEAKSPEKAKSPVKEEAKSPEKAKSPVKEEAKSPEKAKSPVKEEAKSPEKAKSPVKEEAKSPEKAKSPVKEEAKSPEKAKSPVKEEAKSPEKAKSPEKAKSPVKEEAKSPEKAKSPVKEEAKAPGKEVPKKEEAKSPVKEEEKPQEVKAKEPPKKAEEEKAPATPKAEEKKDSKKDEVPTKEAPKPEEKKEPAVEKPKEPKAGAKKEEAEDKKKATTPEKEAPAKGKEEAKPKEKTEVAKKEPDDAKAKEPSKAAEKPKKEETPAAPEKKDAKEEKAAEAKKPEEKPKTEAQAKEPGKETSTPGKAKAEKSSSTDQKDSRPAEKAAEDKATKGEK encoded by the exons ATGAGCTTCAGCGGCGCCGACGCGCTGCTGGGCGCCTTCGCGCCGCTTCATGGAGGCGGCAGCTTGCACTACGCACTGGCTCGCAAGGGCGGCGCGGGTGGAGCGCGCTCTGCAGCCGGCTCCTCCAGCGGATTCCACTCATGGGCGCGGACCTCCGTGAGTTCCGTGTCTGCCTCTCCGAGCCGCTTCCGAGGCGCCGGGACCGCCTCCAGCACCGACTCGCTAGACACCCTGAGCAACGGACCGGAAGGCTGCATGGTGGTGGCGCGCAGCGAGAAGGAGCAGCTGCAGGCGCTGAACGACCGCTTCGCGGGCTACATCGACAAGGTGCGGCAGCTCGAGGCGCATAACCGCAGCCTGGAGGGCGAGGCGGCGGCGCTGCGGCAGCAGCAGGCGGGCCGCGCCGCCATGGGCGAGCTCTACGAGCGCGAGGTGCGCGAGATGCGCGGTGCGGTGCTGCGCTTGGGCGCGGCGCGCGGCCAGCTGCGCCTGGAGCAGGAGCACCTGCTGGAGGACATCGCGCACGTGCGCCAGCGCCTGGACGACGAGGCCCGGCAGCGCGAGGAGGCCGAGGCGGCGACGCGCGCACTGGCCCGCTTTGCGCAGGAGGCCGAGGCGGCGCGCGTCGAGCTGCAGAAGAAGGCGCAAGCCCTGCAGGAAGAGTGCGGCTACCTGCGGCGTCACCACCAGGAGGAGGTGGGCGAGCTGCTCGGCCAGATCCAGAGCAGCAGCGCGGCGCAGACGCAGGCCGAGGCGCGCGACGCCCTCAAGTGCGACGTGACGTCCGCCCTGCGCGAGATCCGCGCGCAGCTTGAAGGCCACACGGTGCAGAGCACGCTCCAGTCCGAGGAGTGGTTCCGAG TGAGGCTGGACCGGCTGTCAGAGGCAGCCAAGGTGAACACAGACGCCATGCGCTCAGCACAGGAGGAGATATCTGAGTACCGGCGCCAGCTTCAGGCCAGGACCACAGAGCTGGAGACGCTCAAAAGCACCAAGGACTCGCTGGAGAGGCAGCGCTCTGAGCTGGAGGACCGTCACCAGGCCGACATCGCGTCCTACCAG gaggccaTCCAGCAGCTGGATGCAGAACTCAGGAACACCAAGTGGGAGATGGCAGCCCAGCTCCGAGAGTACCAGGACCTGCTCAATGTCAAGATGGCTCTGGATATTGAGATCGCTGCTTACAG AAAACTCCTGGAGGGTGAGGAGTGTCGGATTGGCTTTGGCCCAGGTCCTTTCCTCCTTCCAGAAGGACTCCCCAAGATCCCCTCCGTGTCCACTCACATCAAAGTCAAAAGTGAAGAGAAGATCAAGATGGTAGAAAAGTTAGAGAAGGAAACTGTGATTGTGGAGGAACAGACAGAGGAGGTCCAAGTGACTGAAGAAGTGactgaagaagaagagaaagaggccaaagaggaggaaggagaagaagcaGTAAAGTCTCCCCCAGCAGAAGAGGCCGCATCCCCAGAGAAGGAGGAGGCCAAGTCACCAGCTGAGGTGAAGTCCCCTGAGAAGGCCAAGTCCCCTGTGGAGGCCAAGtccccagagaaggaagaggCCAAGTCACCAGCTGAGGTGAAGTCCCCTGAGAAGGCCAAGTCCCCCGTGGAGGCCAAGTCCCCCGTGGAGGCCAAATCCCCAGAGAAGGCCAAGTCCCCTGTGAAGGAAGAAGCCAAATCCCCAGAGAAGGCCAAGTCCCCAGTGGAGGCCAAGTCTCCAGAGAAGGCCAAGTCCCCCATAAAGGAAGAGGCCAAGTCCCCAGAGAAGGTCAAATCCCCAGTGGAGGCCAAGTCCCCAGAGAAGGAGGAGGCCAAGTCCCCAGAGAAGGCCAAGTCCCCAGTGGAGGCCAAGTCCCCAGAGAAGGCCAAGTCCCCTGTAAAGGAGGAGGCCAAGTCCCCAGAGAAGGCCAAGTCCCCAGTGGAGACCAAGTCCCCAGAGAAGGCCAAGTCCCCCGTGAAGGAGGAGGCCAAGTCCCCAGAGAAGGCCAAGTCCCCCGTGAAGGAGGAGGCCAAGTCCCCAGAGAAGGCCAAGTCCCCAGTGGAGGCCAAGTCCCCAGAGAAGGCCAAGTCCCCCGTGAAGGAGGAGGCCAAGTCCCCAGAGAAGGCCAAGTCCCCAGTGGAGGCCAAGTCCCCAGAGAAGGCCAAGTCTCCAGTGGAGGCCAAGTCTCCAGAGAAGGCCAAGTCCCCCGTGAAGGAGGAGGCCAAGTCCCCAGAGAAGGCCAAGTCCCCTGTGAAGGAGGAGGCCAAGTCCCCAGAGAAGGCCAAGTCTCCTGTGAAGGAGGAGGCCAAGTCCCCAGAGAAGGCCAAGTCCCCTGTGAAGGAGGAGGCCAAGTCCCCAGAGAAGGCCAAGTCCCCTGTGAAGGAGGAGGCCAAGTCCCCAGAGAAGGCCAAGTCCCCTGTGAAGGAGGAGGCCAAGTCCCCAGAGAAGGCCAAGTCTCCAGAGAAGGCCAAGTCTCCTGTGAAGGAGGAGGCCAAGTCCCCAGAGAAGGCCAAGTCTCCTGTGAAGGAGGAGGCCAAGGCTCCTGGGAAGGAGGTCCCAAAGAAGGAGGAGGCCAAGTCCCctgtgaaagaggaagaaaaacccCAGGAGGTGAAAGCCAAAGAGCCCCcaaagaaggcagaggaagagaaagctcCAGCCACACCCAAAGCGGAGGAGAAGAAGGACAGCAAGAAAGATGAGGTGCCCACAAAGGAGGCTCCAAAACCCGAGGAGAAGAAGGAACCTGCTGTGGAAAAGCCCAAAGAACCCAAAGCTGGAGCCAAGAAGGAAGAGGCTGAAGATAAGAAAAAAGCAACCACCCCAGAGAAGGAGGCTCCTGCCAAGGGGAAGGAAGAGGCCAAGCCTAAAGAGAAGACTGAGGTGGCCAAGAAGGAACCAGATGATGCCAAGGCCAAAGAACCCAGCAAAGCAGCAGAAAAGCCAAAGAAGGAAGAGACGCCGGCAGCACCGGAGAAAAAAGACGCCAAGGAGGAGAAGGCCGCAGAAGCCAAGAAGCCTGAGGAGAAACCCAAAACAGAGGCCCAAGCCAAGGAACCCGGCAAGGAGACCTCCACACCTGGGAAagccaaggctgagaaatcctCCAGCACAGACCAGAAAGACAGCAGACCTGCAGAGAAGGCTGCAGAAGATAAGGCCACCAAGGGAGAGAAGTAA